One part of the Rutidosis leptorrhynchoides isolate AG116_Rl617_1_P2 chromosome 1, CSIRO_AGI_Rlap_v1, whole genome shotgun sequence genome encodes these proteins:
- the LOC139867551 gene encoding transcription factor MYB83-like, which translates to MRKPIGGNIHDTNNMLSNANNTTFLTKIRKGLWSPEEDEKLMNYMITNGQGCWSDIARNAGLQRCGKSCRLRWINYLRPDLKRGAFSPQEEELIVHLHSILGNRWSQIAARLPGRTDNEIKNYWNSTVKKRLKKPTSNSSSSITSHDSSSSEHRDNVMGGLMSMHDSSNLVAMYMDATRRSTSSSLQGVSMNQMMEPLPLIGDHHGRNIPIMHGSCYGTTTQVGIDGNGISYHGCYEIFGGNIGLEDEIFNIPQLDNIANNNQDMQSENIDDRDTLVMTNNMNNIIMNQCYSNNKHKVHAIATGFDNCWDGGDELKVEEWDFEELMREASTFPSLD; encoded by the exons ATGAGGAAGCCTATAGGAGGTAATATTCATGACACTAATAATATGTTATCGAATGCCAATAACACGACGTTTTTAACGAAAATAAGGAAAGGGTTATGGTCACCCGAAGAAGATGAGAAACTAATGAATTATATGATCACTAATGGTCAAGGTTGTTGGAGTGACATTGCTCGTAATGCCGGTTTACAAAGATGCGGTAAAAGTTGCCGGCTTAGGTGGATTAATTACTTGAGGCCAGACCTTAAACGTGGTGCTTTTTCACCTCAAGAGGAAGAACTCATTGTTCATCTTCATTCTATTCTTGGCAACAG GTGGTCTCAAATAGCAGCGCGATTGCCAGGTCGTACAGATAATGAAATCAAGAATTACTGGAACTCGACGGTTAAAAAGAGACTCAAGAAGCCAACATCAAACTCATCGTCATCAATAACAAGTCACGATTCATCATCTTCAGAACATAGGGACAACGTTATGGGTGGGTTAATGTCCATGCACGATTCTAGCAATCTTGTTGCTATGTACATGGATGCAACACGACGATCAACATCATCATCCTTGCAAGGCGTGAGCATGAACCAAATGATGGAACCATTGCCCCTAATTGGTGATCATCATGGCCGAAACATTCCTATCATGCATGGATCATGCTATGGTACAACAACACAAGTTGGAATAGATGGTAATGGAATTAGTTATCATGGATGTTATGAGATCTTTGGAGGGAATATAGGGTTAGAAGATGAGATTTTTAACATCCCACAATTAGATAACATAGCTAATAATAATCAAGATATGCAAAGTGAAAATATTGATGATAGGGACACCTTGGTAATGACTAACAATATGAACAATATCATCATGAACCAATGTTATAGCAATAATAAGCACAAGGTACATGCCATAGCAACAGGGTTTGATAATTGTTGGGATGGAGGAGATGAACTAAAAGTCGAAGAATGGGACTTTGAAGAACTAATGAGAGAAGCATCCACATTTCCTTCACTTGATTAA